TGATAAGGCGCTGAAAGAGAGCCTAGGAAAATGCCGGGCATAGCCAATTGCATCAAAATATCGGAAGTTTTCTTGTCAAACCATTCGAAAGTAGTTTGTATTCTGTTATTTAAGAACCCAAGGTCGAGGGCAACATTTACAGAACGGGTTGTTTCCCATTTAATGTTCTCATTCGGGACAGATGTCTGCACCATACCAGTCTGTTTGTCTGCATTCTGATCGAAGAAGTAATTCCCGCTTGACCCTAAAGTAGCTGAATAGGCATAGTTACCGATTTCCTGGTTACCCAATTTACCCCATGACAGGCGTAACTTTCCAAGAGAGAAGTTCCTGTAATCTTTCATAAACTCTTCGTTTGAGAATACCCATCCTCCAGATAATGAGGGAAATGTTGCGTATCGGTTGGCTTTAGGCATACGTGAAGAACCGTCATGGCGAATATTGAATTCAAATAAATACCGGTCATCATAGCTATAGTTTACACGACCGAAGAATGATTGGAGTTTATATTCTTCCGAATTTCCCTTTGCCCCCGGATTGATTGTACCTCCGTCGATTTCATAAATATTTTCGGTGGGAAATCCTTGTATGGAAGCCGTTGTTTTGTAGTAACGCGAACCGATAACTGAATGTCCCAACAATACATTAATGCTGTGTTTGTCGAATTGCTTGTTATAAGTCAGCAAGTTTTCGTTCGTCCATGTGGCATTACGGTACCAATAATCCTCTTCCTTATTTGTCTGTCCTGCAGCTTTTACAATGTTTCCGTTCGCATCATAACGAGCTGGAGATTTAGGACTATAAGATTTGGTTGCATTCAGATCAAAAGCATAGGCAAAACTGGTTTGAAACTTGAGTCCATCCCACAAATCAATACCGGCAAATGCCTTGCCGTTGAATCGCCAATATTCATTGCTACGATGACCTAAAGACATCAGTTCAATAGGGTTTTTCATCAGTTCGCCACTCAGGGCCGAACCGTCTACATAGCCATAATGTCCGTTGGAATACATTACCGGCACGGTAGGACGAGTGAACCAGGATACCAAACGCATGATACCACCTTCTCCGGAAGGTGCTATGGCAGGAGCTGTCACATTGTTTTTATTGCCGGACAAATTCAGGCCAAATGTAAAGCGTTTATAGCGTGTGTCAAGGTTTGAGCGGAAAGAGAAACGTTCTACACCTGTTTTTACCATGATACCATCTTGGTTTGAATAAGCTACCGAGGCCATGAAGTGCGTATTTTCACTACCTCCTGATACGGATAAATGATGCTGGTGCATGCTGGCATTGCGCAATACAGCGTCCAACCAATTGGTGTTTGCATAATGATCAGGATCCGAACCGTCTTTCAGTTTTTGCAGAGCTTCCGGTGAGAAAGTGTCAGGATTCACTTCATTTCTCATTAGAGCCCAGTTATAACTGTCTACATAGTCGGGCACGATGCCCGGAGTCTGTAAGGTATAGCTTCCCGAGTAGGATACTTTTACTCTACTTGAGGCCTGTCCTCGTTTGGTGGTAATCAAGATAACGCCATTGGCGGCACGTACACCGTAGATAGCTGCAGATGCTGCGTCTTTCAGTACAGAGATATTATCGATATCCGCAGAAGGAATTTCGGATATTTGTGAAAGGCTGCCTTCCACGCCGTCAATCAATACCATCGGATTGTTGTTTCCGAAAGTACCGATACCACGGATTCTTATTTCCGGATTGTCGTTACCGGCTTGTGCACCATTCTGGGTCAGTACCAATCCCGGTAGACGGCCTTGCAGCAAAGTAGCTGTATTGGCAACTGGGATGTCCTGGATATCTTTGGATGATACAGAAGCTACGGAGCCCGTTAGATTCACTTTCTTTTGGGTAGCATATCCTACTACGACCACTTCGTCAAGTTTCTTGGAGTCTTCCTCTAGTGTAACCTTAAAATCATTTTTGTTTCCTACTGGGAGGATTACATCTTTATATCCCAAAAAACTAACGACCAACGTTTGTGAAGGTTGTACCTTCAACTGAAAAGCGCCGTCCATATCGGTGATGGTTCCTTGTGTTGTACCTTGAATCACTACACTGGCTCCGATGATAGGTTCGCCCGATACATCGTATACCTTACCTGTTACTGTGTTTTCTTGTGCATATACTGTAAAAGCGAACAGTATAAGAACGCCCGCAAAGAATGTGCGGAATAAGTTTTGTTTTTCTCCGTTCATAATTTAAAGTTTAAGTAAATTAATAAATTCTTTATTGTTGAAGTTCTTGTAGCTAAGAAATAATTTTATCGTTTTATTTCCATTGGTAATGGCGTACCCAGTCCACTTCCATCTCTACGGGTAAATCGGCTGGATCTACTTTCCCAACCCAGGTTCCTCCTAATTGCATGTCGATTAGCAAATATTGAGGAATATTGAAAGGAAATTGTCCCTCCTGTTCGGTTTCAATCCGGGGATAAACAAAGTTTCGTTTTCCATTGACATGGAATACAAGACTGTCCGGCCAAAAATCCACTCCATATACATTGAAGTCTTCGGGATTAATGGGAATAGTACTTCCGTGTTTCGGGTTGTTTTCTATTCCTAATGTATAGGTATAGTGCGAGTGTACGGTTTGGTAGACAATAGAGTCATGGTTCAGACGTTCCATGATGTCCACTTCTCCTCCCATAGGCCATGAGTATTTGTCTGTTTCATAAGGCAATGTCCATATGGCAGGCCATGCTCCTTTTGCCCCGTGCAGTCTGGCACGCACTTCGATGCGTCCACCGTGGAAAGCATGCTTGCCTTTCGTCCACAATCCTCCGGTCAGGTACTTGGCTGTGTCTGTTTTAGTGTTGTCATTGATAATACCTTTTAAGATAAGAAGACCGTCACGCATTTCATAACAACGGTCGTCCGACGACTGGGTGTTTTGCCAGTCTGGTTTGCCGCGGGGGATACGGCTCCAAATAGCAGTGTCGGGTTCTGTTCCGTTAAAGTTGTCTTCCCACACCAGTTCCCATTTAGGGGTATGAGTACAAGAAAACATACTACATACCGAGAATAATAAAAGTATAACCTTTTTCATACGCTTTAATTTTGGTTCACAGAATTTACTTTAAATAATTAACACGTAGATGTGCGTTTTTTCTTTTGTGACTGACTTGGAAATTATATAATATGAGTTAAATTTTATTTAATTGAGACGATTTTAGCGCTTATTGGTGTAATAATGTAAAACTTCTGACCGATTTGGGAGTCAATGATTATATTAATCGGTTGGTTGCGTATCGAGAGGTCCGTTTAAGAAGAACTGATTATTGTTTTGTGCTATGTTCGTTTGTCTGAATAAAGAGGATGGTTATCGTTTTTTTTGTTAAAATTCCGTTCCTAACTCATTTTCTTTAAACTTTCGTGAACAAAATCCGGATTCGTCTGTTTTTAATTATGCAAATTGCCTGATAAAGCTTCTTATGGGTATGCGAATATAGATAAGCCAAGCAAGATATGCCTCCCCGGCATAACAGGAAGATTGCATAGTAGTTTTGTCGTGTTTTATTTTGTGTTTGTGTTGTGACGGTGCTGCGATGTGAATCGAGGTGCCGTTTTTTATTACAGATAGGTATAACCGGAGATTATCCGGTATAATAAAATACTGTGAACCAGTTTGATGAAAAATGGTTTCCTTTGTAGAGTTATAAACAGAGTAATAAATTCAGTATCACTAAAATCTAGTAATTTATGTTCAACGAAAAAAGAAGCAGCATGTTGCACGGTGTCTTGTTGATAGCACTGTTCTCTTGTGCGGCATTTTACATTGGTGAGATGTCTTTCGTGAGAAGTCTCTCTTTCAGTCCGATGATTGTAGGTATCATTCTGGGTATGCTTTATGCTAATAGCTTGCGGAATCATCTTCCCGAGACTTGGGTGCCGGGCATACAGTTCTGTTCGAAAAAGATTCTGCGTATCGGTATTATTCTGTATGGTTTCAGACTGACTTTTCAGGATGTGCTGGCTATCGGATTGCCTGCAATGTTGATTGATGTTATTATTGTGGTGGTGACTATCTGTGGTGGTATTTATATCGGCAAATTATTGAAAATGGACAGGGGAATTGCGTTGCTCACTTCTATCGGAAGCGGTATTTGCGGGGCTGCCGCCATTCTAGGCGCGGAGTCCACGATTAAAGCAAAACCTTATAAGACGGCAGTGTCCGTTTCTACCGTGGTAATCTTCGGTACTATCTCCATGTTCTTATATCCTTTCCTCTACCGGAATGGTATTTGTGCGCTCACTCCCGACCAAATGGGAATCTATACAGGTTCTACTCTTCACGAAGTGGCTCATGTGGTGGGAGCGGGTGACGCAATGGGAAACGGCATTTCGGATTCGGCAATAATCGTGAAGATGATTCGGGTGATGATGCTGGTTCCGGTGCTTCTGATTACTACTTATATGGTGGCAAGAGCGAGAAAGAGACAAGTACAGAAAGGGCAGAATTCTCAGAAGATTGCCATTCCCTGGTTTGCAATCGGCTTTATGGGAGTTATCGCTTTTAACTCTTTTGATTTGCTGTCTGCGCAGTTGGTTGCGGGAATCAATACACTGGATACTTTCCTGTTGACAATGGCTATGACTGCACTTGGGACGGAAACAAGCATTGATAAGTTCAGGAAAGCGGGGGCGAAACCTTTTGTTCTGGCGCTTCTTCTTTTTATTTGGCTGGTAGTAGGCGGTTATTTCCTGGTGAAGTATCTCACTCCTTATTTAATGTAATAAAAAAACGGGCTTACGTAGATTCTCAGAATGACATTCTTCAGAATTTGTGTAAGTCCGTTTTTGGTGGTGGTACTTTGACAAGTACCTATCTAGTTGTTATAAGGGCATATTTCCATGCTTCTTGGGCGGATTCGTCTGCATCTTGTTTTCTGTCATTTCCAATGCTTGAATCAGACGTTTACGGGTTTGTCTCGGATAGATGATTTCATCGATGAATCCCAGTTCGGCAGCCTGATACGGAGTGGCGAATTTTTCCTTGTAAGCTTCCAGTTCTTTAGCCTTGGTTTCTGCGTCTGCCTTGCGGAACAGGATATTTACCGCACCTTCCGCACCCATTACTGCGATTTCCGCACTTGGATAGGCAAAGTTTACGTCTGCGCCTGTCTGCTTGGAATTCATCACGATATATGCGCCGCCATAAGCTTTACGGGTGATAACGGTCAACTTGGGAACGGTAGCCTCCGCAAATGCATAAACGATTTTCGCGCCGTGGCGGATGATACCGTTGTTTTCCTGCGTGTATCCCGGAAGGAATCCCGGAACATCTTCGAAAGTAATCAACGGAATGTTGAAACAGTCGCAGAAACGGATGAAACGGCTCGCCTTGTCGCTGGCATCAATATCGAGCACTCCGGCAAGGTAGGCAGGCTGATTGGCGACGATACCTACCGAACGACCTGCCAGTCGTGCAAAACCGATGAGGATATTCTTGGCAAAGTTCGGCATAACTTCAAAGAAATAACCGTTGTCCACCACTCGCTCAATGATATCTTTCATATCATAAGGAACGTTCGGGTCTGCCGGAACGATAGTGTCCAAAGCGGCGTCTTCACGGTTGGTTTCATCCGTGCAGTTCTGCTTTTTAGTCTCGTCCATATTATTCTGAGGCAGGAACGAAAGTAGTTCGCGGATACTCATCAACAGTTCTTCTTCGGTGTTGCACATAAAATGAGTCACTCCGCTTTTGCTGCTGTGAGTCATGGCTCCACCCAGTTCTTCCTTGCTTACTTCCTCGTGGATAACGGTTTTCACTACGTCGGGCCCTGTTACAAACATGTGGCTCTTTTCTTTCACCATAAAGATAAAGTCCGTGAGGGCGGGAGAGTAGCAGGCACCACCGGCACAGGGGCCGAGAATGGCAGAGATTTGAGGAATCACACCGCTTGCCATTGTGTTCTGATAGAAAATGTCCGCATATCCCGAAAGGCTCTCGATACCTTCCTGTATGCGTGCACCGCCTGAATCGTTCAATGCGATAATCGGAGCGCCGTTCTTTAAAGCCAACTGTTGCACCTTCACAATCTTTTTCGCGTTGGAAGCGGAAAGTGAACCGCCGTAAACGGTGAAGTCATAGGCGTAAACGAATACCTGGCGACCGTCAATCTTTCCGTAACCGGATACGATGCCGTCTCCCGGAATCTTGTTCTTGTCCATGCCGTAGTTAGTGCAACGGTGAACCATTAGCTTGTCCAGTTCGACAAATGTCCCTTTGTCGAGCAACATCCCGATACGTTCGCGGGCAGTCATCTTGCCGCTTTCGTGTTGCTTCTCTATCTTCTCAACGCCCCCGCCGAGGGAAGCGATGCGGTCACGTTCCTGGAACGTGGCATATGCTTTGTTTATTTCTTCCATGATGCAATCCGTTTTTTAGTGTTATGCAATCGGTTCTAATGTTATTAATGTCTGGTCACCAGTGATGTTATCGCCTTCCTGAACCAGAATTTCTTTGATACGGCAATCCGAAGTCACTTTATAGTTGCTCTGCATCTTCATGGCTTCGATAACGATAGCGGTGTCTCCCGCTTTCACTTCCTGTCCTGCCGTTACGGAGATTTTTACTACTTTGCCCGGCATGGGGGAAGTGATGCGGTCGTTCTGTTCGTCCTCGCCTTTCTTGCGCATACGCAGGTATTTCGCCTGGCTGTCTACGATTTCAACATTGAAACTGCTGTAATGCGTGTTCACTTTATAGCTTTTCCCGTTCTCCTTGCGGATGAGTTGCGCGTTTGCGCTGCGACCGTCCATAAGGATGTTGCAGGTTCCGTTTTCCGCCATTACCACGTCCGCTTCAAACGGCTTTCCGTCGATGGTAAGTACCACTTTATTATCTTCTTTGCTGACCAGTTCCACTTCGGCCACCCGGTCACCTATATGAATTTCCATAATTAACTGCTTTTTTTTAATTAGATACGAAGTACGCCTTTATGCAATCCGAATTCTTTCCATTTGCTGATAGGACGGTTGTCGGTAGTGTCACTGCTGTTCTCTTCAAGATTCATCAGGTAATCCATGTAGGCGGCAATCAACGCAATATTCTCGGCACGCTCGCTGGTTCGCATGATGCACTGATGCAGGTGCTCACCGTTTTTGGCGATGAATCCGGTATCGTAATGGCCTTCCACAAAATCGGGCGTATCCATGATGGCACGTAGGTAACTGATATTATTCTTGACTCCCGTCAGCTTGTATTCGTGAAGCACGCGGCGCATCCGTTCGATAGCATATTCGCGGTTGGTAGCCCACACAATCAGTTTGCCAATCATCGGGTCATAATAAATAGGAATCTCGTATCCTTCGTACACATAACTGTCGATACGCACTCCGATACCGTTCGGCTCTGTTATCTGCTTGATAATTCCCGGGCTCGGCATGAAATTCATTTCCGTATCTTCAGCACAGATACGACATTCGATAGCGTGTCCGCGCTGCTTGATATCTTCCTGTTTCAGTTGGAGAACCTGTCCGTCGGCTACCTTTATCTGCTCTTTTACGAGGTCTACACCGATTACTTCTTCCGTAATGGGGTGTTCCACTTGCAGGCGGGTGTTCATTTCGAGGAAGTAATAGTTGCGGTGTTTGTCCACCAGGAACTCGATAGTTCCCGCACCAATATAATTAACGGCTTTTGCGGCAGCCACCGCTTTTTCTCCCATATCTTTCCGCAATTCCGGAGTGACGAAAACCGAAGGAGTTTCTTCCACAATCTTCTGATTGCGGCGTTGCACGGAACATTCGCGTTCGCAAAGATGAATCACGTTTCCATGCTTGTCACCCAGAATCTGAAACTCGATGTGATGAGGCTCTTCCACGAACTTCTCCAGATAAACCGTATCGTCACCGAAAGAAGAAAGAGATTCGCTTTTGGCAGTTGTATAGGCCTCTTCCACTTCTTCCGCGCTGTGGATAAGGCGCATCCCTTTTCCACCGCCACCCATAGAGGCTTTCAGCATCACCGGATAACCGAT
This portion of the Bacteroides acidifaciens genome encodes:
- a CDS encoding acetyl-CoA carboxylase biotin carboxyl carrier protein subunit, coding for MEIHIGDRVAEVELVSKEDNKVVLTIDGKPFEADVVMAENGTCNILMDGRSANAQLIRKENGKSYKVNTHYSSFNVEIVDSQAKYLRMRKKGEDEQNDRITSPMPGKVVKISVTAGQEVKAGDTAIVIEAMKMQSNYKVTSDCRIKEILVQEGDNITGDQTLITLEPIA
- a CDS encoding glycoside hydrolase family 16 protein; the protein is MKKVILLLFSVCSMFSCTHTPKWELVWEDNFNGTEPDTAIWSRIPRGKPDWQNTQSSDDRCYEMRDGLLILKGIINDNTKTDTAKYLTGGLWTKGKHAFHGGRIEVRARLHGAKGAWPAIWTLPYETDKYSWPMGGEVDIMERLNHDSIVYQTVHSHYTYTLGIENNPKHGSTIPINPEDFNVYGVDFWPDSLVFHVNGKRNFVYPRIETEQEGQFPFNIPQYLLIDMQLGGTWVGKVDPADLPVEMEVDWVRHYQWK
- a CDS encoding acyl-CoA carboxylase subunit beta, whose amino-acid sequence is MEEINKAYATFQERDRIASLGGGVEKIEKQHESGKMTARERIGMLLDKGTFVELDKLMVHRCTNYGMDKNKIPGDGIVSGYGKIDGRQVFVYAYDFTVYGGSLSASNAKKIVKVQQLALKNGAPIIALNDSGGARIQEGIESLSGYADIFYQNTMASGVIPQISAILGPCAGGACYSPALTDFIFMVKEKSHMFVTGPDVVKTVIHEEVSKEELGGAMTHSSKSGVTHFMCNTEEELLMSIRELLSFLPQNNMDETKKQNCTDETNREDAALDTIVPADPNVPYDMKDIIERVVDNGYFFEVMPNFAKNILIGFARLAGRSVGIVANQPAYLAGVLDIDASDKASRFIRFCDCFNIPLITFEDVPGFLPGYTQENNGIIRHGAKIVYAFAEATVPKLTVITRKAYGGAYIVMNSKQTGADVNFAYPSAEIAVMGAEGAVNILFRKADAETKAKELEAYKEKFATPYQAAELGFIDEIIYPRQTRKRLIQALEMTENKMQTNPPKKHGNMPL
- a CDS encoding YeiH family protein, producing the protein MFNEKRSSMLHGVLLIALFSCAAFYIGEMSFVRSLSFSPMIVGIILGMLYANSLRNHLPETWVPGIQFCSKKILRIGIILYGFRLTFQDVLAIGLPAMLIDVIIVVVTICGGIYIGKLLKMDRGIALLTSIGSGICGAAAILGAESTIKAKPYKTAVSVSTVVIFGTISMFLYPFLYRNGICALTPDQMGIYTGSTLHEVAHVVGAGDAMGNGISDSAIIVKMIRVMMLVPVLLITTYMVARARKRQVQKGQNSQKIAIPWFAIGFMGVIAFNSFDLLSAQLVAGINTLDTFLLTMAMTALGTETSIDKFRKAGAKPFVLALLLFIWLVVGGYFLVKYLTPYLM
- the accC gene encoding acetyl-CoA carboxylase biotin carboxylase subunit, producing the protein MIKRILVANRGEIAVRVMRSCREMEITSIAIFSEADRTAKHVLYADEAYCVGPAASKESYLNIEKIIEVAKANHADAIHPGYGFLSENAAFARRCQEEGIIFIGPNPETMEAMGDKISARIKMIEAGVPVVPGTQENLKSVEEAVELCNKIGYPVMLKASMGGGGKGMRLIHSAEEVEEAYTTAKSESLSSFGDDTVYLEKFVEEPHHIEFQILGDKHGNVIHLCERECSVQRRNQKIVEETPSVFVTPELRKDMGEKAVAAAKAVNYIGAGTIEFLVDKHRNYYFLEMNTRLQVEHPITEEVIGVDLVKEQIKVADGQVLQLKQEDIKQRGHAIECRICAEDTEMNFMPSPGIIKQITEPNGIGVRIDSYVYEGYEIPIYYDPMIGKLIVWATNREYAIERMRRVLHEYKLTGVKNNISYLRAIMDTPDFVEGHYDTGFIAKNGEHLHQCIMRTSERAENIALIAAYMDYLMNLEENSSDTTDNRPISKWKEFGLHKGVLRI
- a CDS encoding SusC/RagA family TonB-linked outer membrane protein — its product is MNGEKQNLFRTFFAGVLILFAFTVYAQENTVTGKVYDVSGEPIIGASVVIQGTTQGTITDMDGAFQLKVQPSQTLVVSFLGYKDVILPVGNKNDFKVTLEEDSKKLDEVVVVGYATQKKVNLTGSVASVSSKDIQDIPVANTATLLQGRLPGLVLTQNGAQAGNDNPEIRIRGIGTFGNNNPMVLIDGVEGSLSQISEIPSADIDNISVLKDAASAAIYGVRAANGVILITTKRGQASSRVKVSYSGSYTLQTPGIVPDYVDSYNWALMRNEVNPDTFSPEALQKLKDGSDPDHYANTNWLDAVLRNASMHQHHLSVSGGSENTHFMASVAYSNQDGIMVKTGVERFSFRSNLDTRYKRFTFGLNLSGNKNNVTAPAIAPSGEGGIMRLVSWFTRPTVPVMYSNGHYGYVDGSALSGELMKNPIELMSLGHRSNEYWRFNGKAFAGIDLWDGLKFQTSFAYAFDLNATKSYSPKSPARYDANGNIVKAAGQTNKEEDYWYRNATWTNENLLTYNKQFDKHSINVLLGHSVIGSRYYKTTASIQGFPTENIYEIDGGTINPGAKGNSEEYKLQSFFGRVNYSYDDRYLFEFNIRHDGSSRMPKANRYATFPSLSGGWVFSNEEFMKDYRNFSLGKLRLSWGKLGNQEIGNYAYSATLGSSGNYFFDQNADKQTGMVQTSVPNENIKWETTRSVNVALDLGFLNNRIQTTFEWFDKKTSDILMQLAMPGIFLGSLSAPYQNVGAVRNRGWEWNVNYTDSKGDWSWYAGFNLSHVKNKILEMGGLEETINGNTINRIGNPIGAYFGYKAIGIYRTEADLQRTNSKGEVIKQNGVAPKLGDIMYADLDDDGNITPEDRDIIGNPFPKYSYSFNLGASWKNFDLSTFWQGVGGLYRYSWETSTDIRGNLTDRWINRYSADNINAPMPALGNTMNDSYSSFWLEKSNYLRLKNLEFGYTFRQPELAKAGITSIRVYFAGTNLLTFTPLKNWDPEKSSGDTRNDVHPNMRTYSFGLNIQF